In Vicingus serpentipes, the following are encoded in one genomic region:
- a CDS encoding CPBP family intramembrane glutamic endopeptidase: MQESLTERKKTWNTIFIFLAIVTVISSLFYYAIVNLYPSRIYIGGLMWCPAIATIITLRIKGRSISSLNWNWGNWKYIRLSYFIPAVYSLITYILIWIFGFGGLANKGVISDWAKELGLVGIGTLNTTSSIIIAIILLGTVEVIRAAATTLGEEIGWRGFFIYELKKVLSFTGVSVFSGIIWASWHWPLIVYYGENVILELTTFYVVIVSMSFIMTYYTFKSKSLWPAVIFHAVSNVYIQKILPELTIKNEGMEHWLGENGIMFAIVTCVFGIYFWRKAIKEKL, from the coding sequence ATGCAAGAAAGTTTAACGGAACGAAAAAAAACTTGGAACACAATCTTTATTTTCCTAGCAATTGTTACAGTTATAAGTTCTCTATTCTATTATGCCATAGTTAATTTATATCCTTCACGAATATATATTGGAGGTTTAATGTGGTGTCCAGCAATAGCTACAATAATTACATTAAGAATAAAAGGACGATCTATTTCTTCCCTAAATTGGAATTGGGGAAATTGGAAATATATTCGATTATCTTATTTCATTCCAGCCGTATATAGCTTAATAACTTATATATTAATCTGGATTTTCGGATTTGGAGGTTTAGCTAATAAGGGAGTAATTTCTGATTGGGCTAAAGAACTTGGATTGGTTGGAATAGGAACTTTAAATACAACATCCTCAATAATTATAGCTATAATATTATTAGGAACTGTTGAAGTGATAAGAGCAGCAGCAACGACTTTAGGAGAAGAAATTGGGTGGAGAGGTTTCTTTATCTATGAATTAAAAAAGGTTCTTTCTTTTACTGGTGTTTCGGTTTTTAGTGGAATAATTTGGGCATCCTGGCATTGGCCATTAATTGTATATTATGGCGAAAATGTAATCTTGGAATTGACGACATTTTATGTTGTTATTGTATCAATGTCATTTATTATGACTTACTACACTTTTAAATCTAAAAGTCTATGGCCAGCAGTAATTTTTCACGCAGTAAGCAATGTGTATATTCAAAAAATATTACCTGAATTAACAATTAAAAATGAGGGAATGGAACATTGGCTTGGCGAAAACGGAATTATGTTTGCAATTGTGACTTGTGTTTTTGGAATTTACTTTTGGAGAAAAGCAATTAAAGAAAAATTGTAA
- the argS gene encoding arginine--tRNA ligase, giving the protein MENLIAQKVVEGIHHLYGESLQENQAQPQKTKPDFKGDLTVVVFPFLRASKKSPEQTADDLGVYLKENISAITDYNVVKGFLNLSISASFWLEEFKTISTTENFGFAQNSGKTYMVEYSSPNTNKPLHLGHLRNVFLGFSVANILKANGHQVFKTQIINDRGIHICKSMIAWQKYGEGETPESSGMKGDHLVGKYYVEFDKAYKSEINELVNSGIEKEEAEKQAPIFKEAQEMLLKWEQGDEKVVALWKEMNSWVYGGFDVTYKTMGVDFDELYYESDTYLLGKDLVESGLAKGIFYKKEDGSVWCDLSSDKLDDKLVLRADGTSVYMTQDIGTAIERYKNHNDLNGLIYTVGNEQEHHFKVLFAILKKLGYKWAEECYHLSYGMISLPEGKMKSREGTVVDADDLMESIVADAKEMTQERGHIEGMNEAEKESLYASIGLGGLKYFLLKVDPKKGMIFDPKESIDLNGNTGPFIQYAHARIQSLLAKANDLGYSKAFTDVEINEKEQGLIKTLKDYPVIIAEAGKNYSPALLCNYIFDLVKEFNNFYQTVDILREEDKSKLAFRLQLAETVGKVVKSGMNLLGITVPDKM; this is encoded by the coding sequence ATGGAAAATTTAATAGCACAAAAGGTAGTCGAAGGAATTCATCATCTTTATGGTGAAAGTTTACAAGAAAATCAGGCGCAACCACAAAAAACAAAACCTGATTTTAAAGGAGATTTAACAGTTGTGGTATTTCCATTTTTGAGAGCATCTAAAAAATCGCCAGAACAAACTGCTGATGATTTAGGGGTATATTTAAAAGAAAATATATCTGCCATTACTGATTATAATGTGGTGAAAGGATTCTTAAATCTTTCTATATCTGCTAGCTTTTGGTTAGAAGAATTTAAAACCATTTCTACTACTGAAAACTTTGGTTTTGCTCAAAATTCGGGTAAAACTTATATGGTAGAATATTCTTCGCCAAACACAAATAAACCTTTACACCTGGGGCATTTACGTAATGTATTTTTAGGTTTTTCGGTTGCAAATATTTTAAAAGCTAACGGACATCAAGTTTTTAAAACTCAAATTATAAACGACCGAGGAATTCATATTTGCAAGAGTATGATTGCTTGGCAAAAGTATGGAGAAGGAGAAACTCCTGAAAGTTCAGGAATGAAGGGAGATCATTTGGTGGGAAAATATTATGTGGAGTTTGATAAAGCTTACAAAAGTGAAATTAATGAATTAGTAAATTCAGGAATTGAAAAAGAAGAGGCTGAAAAGCAAGCTCCAATATTTAAAGAAGCCCAAGAAATGCTATTGAAATGGGAGCAAGGAGATGAAAAAGTTGTGGCTTTATGGAAAGAAATGAATAGTTGGGTGTATGGAGGTTTTGATGTAACCTACAAAACAATGGGAGTTGATTTTGATGAGTTATATTACGAATCTGATACTTATTTGTTGGGAAAAGATTTAGTAGAAAGTGGTCTAGCAAAAGGAATTTTTTATAAGAAAGAAGATGGTTCGGTTTGGTGTGATTTAAGTAGCGATAAATTAGATGATAAACTTGTTCTTCGTGCTGATGGAACTTCAGTTTATATGACACAAGATATTGGTACAGCTATTGAACGTTATAAAAATCACAATGATTTAAATGGGTTAATTTATACTGTAGGTAATGAACAAGAACATCATTTTAAGGTATTGTTTGCAATTCTTAAAAAATTAGGATACAAATGGGCTGAGGAATGTTATCATTTGTCTTATGGGATGATAAGTTTGCCAGAAGGTAAAATGAAATCTCGTGAAGGAACTGTTGTAGATGCAGATGATTTAATGGAATCGATAGTTGCAGATGCTAAAGAAATGACACAAGAACGAGGTCATATAGAAGGAATGAATGAGGCGGAAAAAGAAAGTTTATATGCATCGATTGGCTTAGGTGGGTTAAAATACTTTTTGTTAAAAGTTGACCCTAAAAAAGGAATGATTTTCGACCCTAAAGAATCGATTGACTTGAATGGAAACACAGGACCTTTTATCCAGTATGCTCATGCTCGAATTCAGTCGTTATTGGCAAAAGCTAATGATTTAGGATATAGTAAAGCGTTTACTGATGTTGAGATAAACGAAAAAGAGCAAGGGTTAATTAAAACTTTAAAAGATTATCCCGTAATTATTGCTGAAGCTGGTAAAAATTATAGCCCGGCTTTGTTGTGTAATTATATTTTCGATTTAGTGAAAGAGTTTAATAATTTTTACCAAACGGTAGATATATTAAGAGAAGAGGATAAAAGCAAATTGGCTTTCCGTTTACAATTAGCCGAAACAGTTGGGAAAGTTGTAAAATCTGGAATGAACTTATTAGGAATTACTGTTCCTGATAAGATGTAA
- the rocF gene encoding arginase produces the protein MKKINIIKNRSDIGAGTRGSDLGVDAIEIAAINANSDFFNCYEYSDLETANEAVYEKQETLYALRVGKVLEVCERLSIAVKLCLKEEKFPLVLSGDHSSALGSISGVKCANPDKRVGVVWIDAHADIHSPHTTPSGNIHGMPLAAALADDNMDRKVNEVSETTHKNWEAMKSIGGISPKIKHEDLVYFGVRDTEEPEDYTIAKNGIKNYKVEEVRYRGMEVCLAETLDRLKHCDLIYISFDVDSMDCDLISKGTGTPVSKGFDQHEIKQIINGVIKSGKVACVEIVEVNPCLDNKGNVMAETAFEVLENITKTIEEVNIK, from the coding sequence ATGAAGAAGATAAACATAATAAAAAACCGGTCGGACATAGGTGCAGGAACTAGAGGTTCTGATTTAGGTGTTGATGCTATTGAAATAGCAGCAATAAATGCAAATAGCGATTTTTTTAATTGCTATGAGTATTCTGATTTAGAAACAGCTAATGAGGCAGTTTATGAAAAACAAGAGACCTTATATGCTTTAAGAGTAGGTAAGGTACTTGAGGTGTGTGAGCGACTAAGTATTGCAGTTAAGTTGTGTTTAAAAGAAGAGAAATTTCCTTTGGTATTGTCAGGTGATCATTCATCCGCATTAGGTTCTATTAGTGGAGTGAAGTGTGCTAACCCAGATAAAAGGGTTGGAGTTGTGTGGATTGATGCACATGCAGATATTCATTCTCCACATACCACTCCATCTGGTAATATTCATGGTATGCCATTAGCAGCAGCTTTAGCTGATGATAATATGGATAGAAAAGTAAATGAAGTATCTGAAACTACCCATAAAAATTGGGAGGCTATGAAGAGTATTGGTGGAATTTCACCAAAAATTAAACATGAAGATTTAGTTTATTTTGGAGTAAGAGATACTGAAGAACCTGAAGATTATACCATTGCAAAAAATGGCATTAAAAATTATAAAGTTGAAGAGGTTCGGTATAGAGGAATGGAAGTCTGTTTAGCTGAAACGTTAGATAGGTTAAAGCATTGTGATTTAATTTACATCTCGTTTGACGTAGATAGTATGGATTGTGATTTAATTTCGAAAGGAACGGGAACACCAGTTTCAAAAGGATTTGATCAGCATGAAATAAAACAAATAATAAACGGTGTTATTAAAAGTGGAAAAGTTGCTTGTGTAGAAATAGTTGAAGTTAATCCATGTTTAGATAACAAAGGAAATGTAATGGCAGAAACAGCTTTTGAGGTGTTGGAAAACATTACTAAAACAATTGAAGAAGTAAATATTAAATAA
- a CDS encoding type III PLP-dependent enzyme domain-containing protein, with translation MKNKYQDLIEQTFDFPKDGFKVIDSELYFHNIPLMDIIKQYGTPLKLTYLPKIAQQINNAKTMFNVAMAKVNYDAKYTYCYCTKSSHFSFILEEVLKNDAHIETSSAYDIEIIKELHANKKITKSNFIISNGFKREPYLSGVLDLIHDGFNIVPILDNKRELDYYISNSNKKTEINIGIRIASEEEPSFEFYTSRLGIRHKDIQEFYKTKIKPLENVNLKMLHFFINTGIKDTTYYWTELLKALNIYCELKKICPELDGLNIGGGLPFKNSLGFEFEYEYMIEEIVAQIKSYCNSKGVKEPNIFTEFGGYTVAESGVNIYSVIDVKEQNDTEMWYMVDNSFITTLPDSWAINQRYILLAINHWDEEFQRANVGGMTCDSLDYYNSEAHVNQIFLPKIKNTTEEPLYIAFFNTGAYQEALSGYGGIKHCLIPSPKHVVVDLDEDGDYTTKLFSKEQSAKSMLKILGY, from the coding sequence ATGAAAAACAAATACCAAGACTTAATCGAGCAAACCTTTGACTTTCCAAAAGATGGTTTCAAAGTAATTGACAGCGAATTATACTTTCACAACATCCCATTAATGGATATAATTAAGCAATATGGTACGCCTTTAAAATTAACTTACTTACCTAAAATTGCTCAACAAATAAACAATGCAAAAACAATGTTTAATGTTGCTATGGCAAAGGTAAATTATGATGCCAAATATACCTATTGTTATTGCACAAAAAGTTCTCATTTTTCATTTATTTTAGAAGAAGTACTAAAAAACGATGCTCATATCGAAACTTCTTCAGCATATGATATTGAAATAATAAAAGAATTACATGCTAACAAAAAAATTACTAAAAGTAACTTCATCATTAGCAATGGCTTTAAAAGAGAACCATACCTTAGTGGAGTACTTGACTTAATTCATGATGGATTTAATATAGTTCCAATCCTTGATAATAAAAGAGAATTAGATTACTACATTAGTAATTCTAACAAAAAAACTGAAATAAATATTGGAATTCGTATTGCTTCTGAAGAAGAACCTTCTTTTGAGTTTTACACTTCAAGATTAGGAATTCGCCACAAAGACATTCAAGAGTTTTACAAAACAAAAATAAAACCACTTGAAAATGTAAACCTTAAAATGTTGCACTTTTTCATTAATACAGGCATAAAAGACACCACCTATTATTGGACAGAATTATTAAAAGCATTAAATATTTATTGTGAATTAAAGAAAATATGCCCTGAATTAGACGGCCTTAACATTGGTGGTGGACTACCTTTTAAAAACTCTCTTGGATTTGAGTTTGAATATGAATACATGATTGAAGAAATTGTAGCTCAAATAAAGAGCTATTGCAACAGTAAAGGAGTTAAAGAACCTAACATATTTACAGAATTTGGCGGTTACACGGTTGCTGAAAGTGGAGTAAATATTTACTCAGTAATTGATGTGAAAGAGCAAAATGATACAGAAATGTGGTACATGGTAGACAACTCTTTTATAACCACTCTTCCTGATTCTTGGGCAATTAATCAGCGATATATTTTATTAGCAATAAATCATTGGGATGAAGAATTTCAACGTGCTAACGTAGGTGGAATGACATGCGACAGTCTAGATTATTACAATTCTGAAGCACATGTTAACCAAATATTTTTACCTAAAATTAAAAACACAACTGAAGAACCTCTTTATATTGCATTTTTTAATACTGGTGCTTATCAAGAAGCTTTAAGTGGTTACGGAGGAATAAAACATTGTTTAATTCCATCACCTAAACATGTTGTGGTAGATCTTGATGAAGATGGGGATTACACAACAAAACTATTTAGCAAAGAGCAAAGTGCTAAATCAATGTTAAAAATATTAGGCTATTAA